From Corvus hawaiiensis isolate bCorHaw1 chromosome 13, bCorHaw1.pri.cur, whole genome shotgun sequence, one genomic window encodes:
- the SYNM gene encoding synemin isoform X1 codes for MWRRWEAGWDEKRELQELNSRLRVFVTRVRELEEENRFLARELAELREQELIGLRVPEQELAWLRMQLEELSRAKLEAELERDGLRRELEELRALGAEVLGMRRRLEPELAGQQALLERLRGECVALEELLLELQAEHGHMAERQRREAVEMRELRLNLAALPPPLAGLSLEELEETYEMLLSQSCRETLLRYQEQIQVLQEQEAQRNRENLELLREESRQCRQHLEDLHRQGQELCALRERLEQELLALQDRHGAELEEYQRIIDALEEEKQFLTMSITDYLRDYQELLQVKAGLILEIETYRALLEGESKPWIIWREEHAGKLPQDIINTSYNYTDIYSTYQERNRNKASLAARITDTRHRMPVTNMSSSAHYSAHSTQTGSHTTTGGRTFGRDLLGSTYRPSTTVTKDERIVTDHKELRTFTPDYSSWRSTEMQQKKIPERKKTEITTSSTVSFSKESAHAERSDKDHKPDAENTRMKPGFTRFPVYELITNAKPSKYEETIIETRTTLKDKRGGSKPTEEKTSLLNEKDKLEKQTKDEKKKTDEKSFVEERVDFGRKTEQKKYIREGVSQKITASDISTARTLKSESTKKDATMTSESRSQEVIEVPISIERPAPDKEPQRNKEIRVQGVKTSIGRETDDHVTQSAETRQLRISEAESSLEGEEQIRDGSHKMGTLPTESIAENIVTDILKTFTQSSSSQMSTDTKVTYFNKKEQEDEGKIKTEFTVQSQVQEDIDISDKGDLGHLSNQDVRKVIREGVEGTPSKEEIEDIVHHGLKGSESRKNVSVNVEIVEEPLDYTTDERTDFSTPFQVEEVEDSFPERERRYGEEEQNITFTYEDVKKKKPRHESFTRVEEVTEEDDSPIEQKYFVSVPDDHPIINEKDDDSVYGQIHIEEESTIKYSWQDEFLQGTQSKREEGVSSPEETYKVVGEEASAHILKEHPEGERSHVESIIIEKEIKIPHEFQASIKGLLSKETKDPKHQLKEALEQLEGSLPESVKEELSALTKDNKVDASNLAFDIKKVDQKEEGGLVTIVAEVNLSQTLNTDEFDVDQLGEVITSEKEKATIQSLKKESLDRSNIEVDVSSHSDKYTSLADQEIYSSSTMRRSGGTGYHTTERVVYDSSVSETADYGEASYSSQSADETKSQRHVRVGPVEVQRFEQVLYEGPGPEALELSATEDLVQKEGLSEFSQSVKHFKLGPKEIQTTEQVIYTGPITTVVEEIDSGNISQKVSTDFSRATRRVTVGSRQVTEEVSFEGSGLDSLALNSSDGLSQAEGAVDVSRSMRHFRLGPKEVHTEHVIFEGPISGKVEVSSTRDVSQTESSVRQIQLGPQGFMTAEEIIYQGPVSEHTEITELEDQTLSGGSRAFRHVKISPAGTQAEEIIFTGPIAGVVEDLSQTAESSESSRSVKHIKVGSRETAYTFQMDVSNLGGISAVKSGEQQVAMMVSNKQDPSTGQPQVIVESDQLAGNENTRSGYVLSSFSQDQGEKVVEQSFFDKTVQLQRTVNQSSDTSEGKKVAFVYLDHEEEDDEDNDNDGQWF; via the exons ATGTGGCGGCGCTGGGAAGCGGGATGGGACGAgaagagggagctgcaggagctcaaCTCCCGCCTGCGGGTCTTCGTGACCCGCGTgcgggagctggaggaggagaaccGCTTTCTGGCGCGGGAACTGGCGGAGCTGCGGGAGCAGGAGTTGATCGGGCTCCGGGTGCCGGAGCAGGAGCTGGCCTGGCTGCGGatgcagctggaggagctgagccGGGCGAAGCTGGAAGCGGAGCTGGAGCGGGACGGGCTGCGgcgggagctggaggagctgcgggCGCTGGGCGCGGAGGTGCTGGGGATGCGGCGGCGCCTGGAGCCCGAGCTGGCCGGGCAGCAGGCGCTGCTGGAGCGGCTGCGGGGCGAGTGCGTGgccctggaggagctgctgctggagctgcaggccGAGCACGGGCATATGGcggagcggcagcggcgggaggCGGTGGAGATGCGGGAGCTGCGGCTGAACTTGGCAGCCTTGCCGCCCCCCTTGGCcgggctgagcctggaggagctggaggagaccTACGAGATGCTGCTCAGCCAGAGCTGCCGGGAGACCCTGCTGCGCTACCAGGAGCAgatccaggtgctgcaggagcaggaggcgCAGCGCAACCGTGAGAACCTAGAGCTGCTGCGGGAGGAGAGCCGGCAGTGCCGGCAGCACCTGGAGGATCTCCACCgccagggccaggagctgtgcgcgctgcgggagcggctggagcaggagctgctggccctgcaggACCGCCACGGCGCCGAGCTGGAGGAGTACCAG AGAATAATTGATGCcctggaagaagaaaagcagttccTGACTATGTCAATCACAGATTACCTGAGGGACTACCAAGAACTCCTGCAGGTGAAAGCAGGCCTCATCCTTGAAATTGAAACCTACAG agctttgttaGAAGGGGAGAGCAAGCCGTGGATTATATGGAGAGAAGAGCATGCAGGAAAATTGCCTCAAg ATATTATAAACACTTCCTATAACTACACTGATATTTACTCTACTTatcaagaaagaaatagaaataaagctTCACTAGCTGCCAGGATCACTGATACAAGGCACAGAATGCCAGTGACAAATATGAGCAGTTCTGCACATTACTCAGCTCACTCCACACAGACTGGATCACACACAACAACGGGTGGAAGAACTTTTGGAAGGGATCTACTTGGTTCAACGTATCGCCCTTCAACAACTGTCACAAAGGATGAAAGAATTGTAACAGACCACAAAGAACTAAGAACATTTACTCCAGACTACAGTAGCTGGAGAagcactgaaatgcagcaaaagaagattccagaaagaaagaaaacagaaattacaaCTTCATCCACAGTATCTTTTTCAAAAGAATCAGCACATGCTGAAAGATCAGACAAGGACCACAAGCCAGATGCTGAAAATACAAGAATGAAACCAGGCTTCACTAGATTTCCAGTTTATGAGCTAATTACCAATGCAAAACCATCTAAATATGAAGAAACTATAATTGAAACTCGGACCACACTAAAagacaaaagaggaggaagcaaACCAACTGAAGAGAAGACATCTCTGCTGAACGAAAAAGATAagctggagaaacaaacaaaggatgagaaaaagaaaacagatgagaAATCTTTTGTAGAAGAACGTGTTGATTTTGGGAGGAAGACTGAGCAGAAAAAATACATCCGTGAGGGAGTTAGCCAGAAGATAACAGCAAGTGATATTTCTACTGCAAGAACTTTGAAAAGTGAATCAACCAAAAAAGATGCAACTATGACCTCAGAATCAAGAAGCCAAGAAGTCATTGAGGTACCAATCAGTATTGAAAGGCCTGCTCCTGACAAAGAACcccagagaaataaagaaatacgAGTACAAGGAGTTAAAACTTCCATAGGAAGAGAAACAGATGACCATGTAACTCAGTCTGCTGAAACTCGCCAATTGAGGATTTCAGAAGCAGAGTCCAGTCTGGAGGGTGAAGAGCAAATTAGGGATGGAAGCCATAAAATGGGAACTCTGCCAACTGAAAGCATAGCAGAGAATATTGTTACTGACATTCTTAAAACTTTCACGCAGTCTTCTAGTTCACAGATGTCAACAGACACCAAAGTGACCTATTTTAATAAGAAAGAACAAGAAGACgaagggaaaataaagactGAGTTCACAGTGCAGTCTCAAGTTCAAGAAGACATAGATATTTCTGATAAAGGTGACTTAGGACATCTATCAAACCAGGATGTTAGAAAAGTGATTCGAGAGGGTGTGGAGGGAACTCCTTCCAAAGAGGAGATAGAGGATATTGTACATCATGGCCTGAAAGGAAGCGAGAGCAGAAAGAATGTGTCTGTGAATGTGGAGATTGTAGAGGAGCCACTGGATTACACCACTGATGAAAGGACTGATTTTTCAACACCTTTTCAAGTAGAAGAAGTGGAGGATTCATTCCCTGAGAGAGAGAGGCGTTACGGTGAAGAGGAACAAAACATCACCTTCACCTATGAAGATgtcaaaaagaagaaaccacGCCATGAGAGCTTCACTCGTGTGGAAGAAGTAACCGAGGAAGATGACTCACCTattgaacagaaatattttgtatctGTTCCCGATGATCATCCTATTATTAATGAAAAAGATGATGACTCAGTATATGGGCAAATTCATATTGAAGAAGAATCAACTATTAAGTATTCTTGGCAAGATGAATTTTTGCAAGGCACACAAAGTAAGAGAGAGGAAGGTGTGAGCTCTCCAGAAGAAACCTATAAAGTGGTAGGGGAGGAAGCAAGTGCCcatattttaaaagagcatCCTGAAGGTGAAAGATCCCATGTTGAATCCATTattattgaaaaagaaattaaaattcccCATGAATTTCAGGCTTCGATAAAAGGGCTTTTATCCAAGGAAACGAAGGACCCTAAACATCAATTGAAGGAAGCTTTGGAGCAGTTGGAGGGCAGTCTCCCAGAAAGTGTGAAAGAGGAGCTCTCTGCATTAACAAAAGACAACAAAGTTGACGCTAGTAACTTGGCATTTGATATCAAAAAAGTTGAtcagaaggaggaggggggctTGGTGACAATAGTTGCTGAAGTCAATCTGTCCCAGACCCTTAATACTGATGAATTTGATGTAGATCAGCTTGGTGAAGTAATCACAAGCGAGAAAGAGAAGGCAACAATACAGTCCCTGAAGAAAGAGAGCTTGGATAGGAGCAATATAGAAGTAGATGTTTCTTCCCACAGTGATAAATACACTTCTTTGGCTGACCAAGAGATCTACAGCTCATCCACGATGAGGCGGAGTGGTGGCACTGGCTATCACACCACTGAAAGAGTTGTTTATGACAGTTCGGTTTCGGAAACTGCAGATTATGGAGAAGCCTCTTACTCATCACAATCTGCTGATGAGACCAAGTCCCAGAGGCATGTCAGGGTTGGCCCAGTAGAAGTCCAGAGGTTTGAGCAGGTCCTGTATGAAGGGCCTGGTCCTGAagcactggagctcagtgctACAGAAGATCTTGTTCAGAAAGAGGGACTGTCAGAATTCAGCCAATCTGTGAAGCATTTTAAACTGGGCCCCAAGGAAATCCAAACCACAGAACAAGTCATTTATACAGGCCCCATTACTACAGTTGTAGAAGAGATTGATTCTGGAAATATTTCTCAGAAGGTTTCAACAGACTTCAGTAGGGCCACGAGACGTGTCACAGTAGGATCAAGACAAGTAACTGAAGAAGTCTCTTTTGAGGGGTCGGGTTTGGACTCTCTGGCACTCAATAGCTCAGATGGCCTTTCCCAGGCTGAAGGGGCTGTGGATGTCAGCAGATCAATGAGGCACTTCAGGCTGGGCCCAAAGGAGGTTCATACTGAGCATGTTATCTTTGAAGGACCCATCTCCGGTAAAGTGGAGGTCAGCAGCACGAGAGACGTCTCACAGACAGAAAGTTCAGTCAGACAAATCCAGCTGGGTCCCCAGGGCTTTATGACAGCTGAAGAGATCATCTACCAGGGGCCTGTCTCTGAGCACACAGAAATCACTGAACTGGAAGACCAGACACTTTCAGGAGGCTCAAGAGCTTTCAGGCACGTTAAAATAAGTCCTGCAGGAACTCAAGCTGAGGAAATAATCTTCACAGGACCCATTGCTGGAGTGGTGGAAGATCTTTCACAAACAGCAGAGTCATCTGAGAGCAGCAGGTCTGTGAAGCATATTAAAGTAGGCTCCAGGGAAACAGCTTACACTTTCCAAATGGATGTTTCCAATCTGGGTGGAATATCTGCAGTGAAGAGTGGAGAACAGCAAGTGGCAATGATGGTGTCCAATAAGCAAGACCCTTCCACTGGTCAGCCACAGGTCATTGTTGAAAGCGACCAGCTTGcaggaaatgaaaatacaagaaGTGGCTATGTTCTCTCCAGTTTTTCCCAAGATCAGGGTGAAAAGGTGGTGGAACAGTCATTTTTTGATAAAACTGTGCAGTTGCAAAGAACGGTCAACCAAAGTTCAGATACTTCTGAAGGGAAGAAAGTCGCTTTTGTCTACCTGGACCAtgaggaggaagatgatgaGGATAATGATAATGATGGACAGTGGTTCTGA
- the SYNM gene encoding synemin isoform X2, which translates to MQENCLKELQISGGCESIRDIINTSYNYTDIYSTYQERNRNKASLAARITDTRHRMPVTNMSSSAHYSAHSTQTGSHTTTGGRTFGRDLLGSTYRPSTTVTKDERIVTDHKELRTFTPDYSSWRSTEMQQKKIPERKKTEITTSSTVSFSKESAHAERSDKDHKPDAENTRMKPGFTRFPVYELITNAKPSKYEETIIETRTTLKDKRGGSKPTEEKTSLLNEKDKLEKQTKDEKKKTDEKSFVEERVDFGRKTEQKKYIREGVSQKITASDISTARTLKSESTKKDATMTSESRSQEVIEVPISIERPAPDKEPQRNKEIRVQGVKTSIGRETDDHVTQSAETRQLRISEAESSLEGEEQIRDGSHKMGTLPTESIAENIVTDILKTFTQSSSSQMSTDTKVTYFNKKEQEDEGKIKTEFTVQSQVQEDIDISDKGDLGHLSNQDVRKVIREGVEGTPSKEEIEDIVHHGLKGSESRKNVSVNVEIVEEPLDYTTDERTDFSTPFQVEEVEDSFPERERRYGEEEQNITFTYEDVKKKKPRHESFTRVEEVTEEDDSPIEQKYFVSVPDDHPIINEKDDDSVYGQIHIEEESTIKYSWQDEFLQGTQSKREEGVSSPEETYKVVGEEASAHILKEHPEGERSHVESIIIEKEIKIPHEFQASIKGLLSKETKDPKHQLKEALEQLEGSLPESVKEELSALTKDNKVDASNLAFDIKKVDQKEEGGLVTIVAEVNLSQTLNTDEFDVDQLGEVITSEKEKATIQSLKKESLDRSNIEVDVSSHSDKYTSLADQEIYSSSTMRRSGGTGYHTTERVVYDSSVSETADYGEASYSSQSADETKSQRHVRVGPVEVQRFEQVLYEGPGPEALELSATEDLVQKEGLSEFSQSVKHFKLGPKEIQTTEQVIYTGPITTVVEEIDSGNISQKVSTDFSRATRRVTVGSRQVTEEVSFEGSGLDSLALNSSDGLSQAEGAVDVSRSMRHFRLGPKEVHTEHVIFEGPISGKVEVSSTRDVSQTESSVRQIQLGPQGFMTAEEIIYQGPVSEHTEITELEDQTLSGGSRAFRHVKISPAGTQAEEIIFTGPIAGVVEDLSQTAESSESSRSVKHIKVGSRETAYTFQMDVSNLGGISAVKSGEQQVAMMVSNKQDPSTGQPQVIVESDQLAGNENTRSGYVLSSFSQDQGEKVVEQSFFDKTVQLQRTVNQSSDTSEGKKVAFVYLDHEEEDDEDNDNDGQWF; encoded by the exons ATGCAGGAAAATTGCCTCAAg GAGCTGCAAATCTCTGGAGGCTGTGAGAGTATACGAG ATATTATAAACACTTCCTATAACTACACTGATATTTACTCTACTTatcaagaaagaaatagaaataaagctTCACTAGCTGCCAGGATCACTGATACAAGGCACAGAATGCCAGTGACAAATATGAGCAGTTCTGCACATTACTCAGCTCACTCCACACAGACTGGATCACACACAACAACGGGTGGAAGAACTTTTGGAAGGGATCTACTTGGTTCAACGTATCGCCCTTCAACAACTGTCACAAAGGATGAAAGAATTGTAACAGACCACAAAGAACTAAGAACATTTACTCCAGACTACAGTAGCTGGAGAagcactgaaatgcagcaaaagaagattccagaaagaaagaaaacagaaattacaaCTTCATCCACAGTATCTTTTTCAAAAGAATCAGCACATGCTGAAAGATCAGACAAGGACCACAAGCCAGATGCTGAAAATACAAGAATGAAACCAGGCTTCACTAGATTTCCAGTTTATGAGCTAATTACCAATGCAAAACCATCTAAATATGAAGAAACTATAATTGAAACTCGGACCACACTAAAagacaaaagaggaggaagcaaACCAACTGAAGAGAAGACATCTCTGCTGAACGAAAAAGATAagctggagaaacaaacaaaggatgagaaaaagaaaacagatgagaAATCTTTTGTAGAAGAACGTGTTGATTTTGGGAGGAAGACTGAGCAGAAAAAATACATCCGTGAGGGAGTTAGCCAGAAGATAACAGCAAGTGATATTTCTACTGCAAGAACTTTGAAAAGTGAATCAACCAAAAAAGATGCAACTATGACCTCAGAATCAAGAAGCCAAGAAGTCATTGAGGTACCAATCAGTATTGAAAGGCCTGCTCCTGACAAAGAACcccagagaaataaagaaatacgAGTACAAGGAGTTAAAACTTCCATAGGAAGAGAAACAGATGACCATGTAACTCAGTCTGCTGAAACTCGCCAATTGAGGATTTCAGAAGCAGAGTCCAGTCTGGAGGGTGAAGAGCAAATTAGGGATGGAAGCCATAAAATGGGAACTCTGCCAACTGAAAGCATAGCAGAGAATATTGTTACTGACATTCTTAAAACTTTCACGCAGTCTTCTAGTTCACAGATGTCAACAGACACCAAAGTGACCTATTTTAATAAGAAAGAACAAGAAGACgaagggaaaataaagactGAGTTCACAGTGCAGTCTCAAGTTCAAGAAGACATAGATATTTCTGATAAAGGTGACTTAGGACATCTATCAAACCAGGATGTTAGAAAAGTGATTCGAGAGGGTGTGGAGGGAACTCCTTCCAAAGAGGAGATAGAGGATATTGTACATCATGGCCTGAAAGGAAGCGAGAGCAGAAAGAATGTGTCTGTGAATGTGGAGATTGTAGAGGAGCCACTGGATTACACCACTGATGAAAGGACTGATTTTTCAACACCTTTTCAAGTAGAAGAAGTGGAGGATTCATTCCCTGAGAGAGAGAGGCGTTACGGTGAAGAGGAACAAAACATCACCTTCACCTATGAAGATgtcaaaaagaagaaaccacGCCATGAGAGCTTCACTCGTGTGGAAGAAGTAACCGAGGAAGATGACTCACCTattgaacagaaatattttgtatctGTTCCCGATGATCATCCTATTATTAATGAAAAAGATGATGACTCAGTATATGGGCAAATTCATATTGAAGAAGAATCAACTATTAAGTATTCTTGGCAAGATGAATTTTTGCAAGGCACACAAAGTAAGAGAGAGGAAGGTGTGAGCTCTCCAGAAGAAACCTATAAAGTGGTAGGGGAGGAAGCAAGTGCCcatattttaaaagagcatCCTGAAGGTGAAAGATCCCATGTTGAATCCATTattattgaaaaagaaattaaaattcccCATGAATTTCAGGCTTCGATAAAAGGGCTTTTATCCAAGGAAACGAAGGACCCTAAACATCAATTGAAGGAAGCTTTGGAGCAGTTGGAGGGCAGTCTCCCAGAAAGTGTGAAAGAGGAGCTCTCTGCATTAACAAAAGACAACAAAGTTGACGCTAGTAACTTGGCATTTGATATCAAAAAAGTTGAtcagaaggaggaggggggctTGGTGACAATAGTTGCTGAAGTCAATCTGTCCCAGACCCTTAATACTGATGAATTTGATGTAGATCAGCTTGGTGAAGTAATCACAAGCGAGAAAGAGAAGGCAACAATACAGTCCCTGAAGAAAGAGAGCTTGGATAGGAGCAATATAGAAGTAGATGTTTCTTCCCACAGTGATAAATACACTTCTTTGGCTGACCAAGAGATCTACAGCTCATCCACGATGAGGCGGAGTGGTGGCACTGGCTATCACACCACTGAAAGAGTTGTTTATGACAGTTCGGTTTCGGAAACTGCAGATTATGGAGAAGCCTCTTACTCATCACAATCTGCTGATGAGACCAAGTCCCAGAGGCATGTCAGGGTTGGCCCAGTAGAAGTCCAGAGGTTTGAGCAGGTCCTGTATGAAGGGCCTGGTCCTGAagcactggagctcagtgctACAGAAGATCTTGTTCAGAAAGAGGGACTGTCAGAATTCAGCCAATCTGTGAAGCATTTTAAACTGGGCCCCAAGGAAATCCAAACCACAGAACAAGTCATTTATACAGGCCCCATTACTACAGTTGTAGAAGAGATTGATTCTGGAAATATTTCTCAGAAGGTTTCAACAGACTTCAGTAGGGCCACGAGACGTGTCACAGTAGGATCAAGACAAGTAACTGAAGAAGTCTCTTTTGAGGGGTCGGGTTTGGACTCTCTGGCACTCAATAGCTCAGATGGCCTTTCCCAGGCTGAAGGGGCTGTGGATGTCAGCAGATCAATGAGGCACTTCAGGCTGGGCCCAAAGGAGGTTCATACTGAGCATGTTATCTTTGAAGGACCCATCTCCGGTAAAGTGGAGGTCAGCAGCACGAGAGACGTCTCACAGACAGAAAGTTCAGTCAGACAAATCCAGCTGGGTCCCCAGGGCTTTATGACAGCTGAAGAGATCATCTACCAGGGGCCTGTCTCTGAGCACACAGAAATCACTGAACTGGAAGACCAGACACTTTCAGGAGGCTCAAGAGCTTTCAGGCACGTTAAAATAAGTCCTGCAGGAACTCAAGCTGAGGAAATAATCTTCACAGGACCCATTGCTGGAGTGGTGGAAGATCTTTCACAAACAGCAGAGTCATCTGAGAGCAGCAGGTCTGTGAAGCATATTAAAGTAGGCTCCAGGGAAACAGCTTACACTTTCCAAATGGATGTTTCCAATCTGGGTGGAATATCTGCAGTGAAGAGTGGAGAACAGCAAGTGGCAATGATGGTGTCCAATAAGCAAGACCCTTCCACTGGTCAGCCACAGGTCATTGTTGAAAGCGACCAGCTTGcaggaaatgaaaatacaagaaGTGGCTATGTTCTCTCCAGTTTTTCCCAAGATCAGGGTGAAAAGGTGGTGGAACAGTCATTTTTTGATAAAACTGTGCAGTTGCAAAGAACGGTCAACCAAAGTTCAGATACTTCTGAAGGGAAGAAAGTCGCTTTTGTCTACCTGGACCAtgaggaggaagatgatgaGGATAATGATAATGATGGACAGTGGTTCTGA